The genomic interval AATGCCGGCATTCCTCAAAACTTACTATTGCATCGACTAAACCGATGGCTTTGGAATTCGACGGCGAGGTCGTTACGGCGAATGCCGCAACATTCACATTAAAACATATGGCGATTCAGGTATGCACAAATTAAATGAAATTATAGAGAACAGTTTCATTTCAAAACTGGCCGAAATGTTCCCGCGCTCACGGCATCAGTGCAATCTGCTCCATGAGAGCGATGCTGAACTTATACACTTGCCCGGAACAGACATCATTCTTGCCGTCAAAACCGATTCCATTGTCGAGGAAATTCAGAGCGGTCTTTACAGCGATCCGTATCTTATCGGGTGGATGACAGTTACCGTGAATGCCAGCGATCTGGCGGCGGTCGGTGCCGAGCCGCTGGGTTTGCTCTTGAATGAAACCCTGCCGCCTGATATTGACAGGGATTATTTAAAAAAGCTGCAGGAAGGTATAAGAGACGCCTGCGAGCAATACGGTTTTTATGTTTTGGGGGGTGATACCAATTTCTCCAATGCGATGCAAATGGGTGCTGCAGCTATTGGGATCATTCCGTCCGGCAAGCTCATGACCAGAATGGGAGGCCGGTGCGATGATCTTTTGTTCGCATCCGGGCCGCTGGGTCTTGGAAGCGCCTTTGCTCTTCTTGGCTATCTGGGTGACAGTAAAGCAAACAAAGATAGCATGAATTACAAACCTGTCGCCCGCATAAAGGAAGGGTTGTTGCTTCGAGAGTACGCCTCCTGTTGTATGGATACAAGTGACGGTGCTCTGGCCACGCTGGATCAACTGATGCGTCTTAACAACATCGGTTTTGAGATCAATGTGCCAATGGAGGACCTGCTCGACCCGGCGGTATTGAAGATTGCAGGGCGATATAATCTGCCACCATGGATATTCCTGGCCGGGCCGCATGGTGAATTCGAACTCATTTTTTCCATTCCGCCTGTTAAACTTGATGAATTTCTGCTGGAAGCCGGGAGAATAAGTTGGACACCGATTCAAATCGGCAGAGTCGACGGTAAACCGGAAGTAAGAATTATAAATGAAAGGGTGAAAGCGATTCTTCCCACCGGAAAAATCCGCAACCTTTTCGACGAGGTCAATCAGGATGCCGAGCAGTATTTGAAAAACCTGCTAATGATCGATAAAGAGATTGCGGCGAATTAAATTCACCACGGAGCGGGTCAAAATTGAGGCTCCCCTGATTTTGTATACAGATCAGGGGTATATTCTGCCGGTCCAAATCGATAGATTTAGGCAGTATAAAGTGAGAACTGCGGGGAAATAGGTGGATAAAGAACGAATAGTGGGATTGATAGCAGGAGGCCTTGCATCAAATTTGTGTCGGGCTAAGTCACAGGTATTATGAGGCTTACGGAATAATCACAGATAACCCAGCTCTCTAATCATGATGTATTTACTTATCATTTTATTTGCTTTACGTGTTGATTGAACATATTTTAATATTATCCTAAAATTATTTTAAACAAGCAAAATGTCAGAAAACAAATCAAATGATGATAGGACACAATCATTCGTCGTCTTGACCAAAAACACTCGGGTCAGACACTACCATATCATCGAGAAGATCGGGGCCGGCGGAATGGGCGAGGTGTACCTTGCCGAAGATACCGAACTCAATCGGAAAGTAGCGCTTAAATTTTTACCTTTTCATCTTTGTCAGAGCGAAGAGTGTCGATCGCGTTTCAAGCGGGAAGCACAAGCGGCGGCTAAACTTGGTCATGCCAACATTGTGGCCGTTTATGAAGTGGGAGAACATCATGGCCGACCGTTTTTCGCCATGGAGCTGGTTGAGGGGCGCCCTCTCGACAAAATTGTGGCTTGCGGTCGCCTGGATCAGGACGAAATTGCCGGGTTGGCTCTGGGTATCTGCAACGGTCTTCGCAAGGCGCACGAGTCGGGCGTAGTACACCGGGATATCAAACCGTCCAACATCATTGTTGATCGGGACAATGTCCCCCGCGTTCTCGATTTCGGACTGGCTGTTTTGCGCGATAGCGATCGACTTACTCGGACGGGATCGACTGCCGGAACGATCGGTTATATGGCGCCCGAACAAATCGCCGGCCGGGATGCCGATGCCCGTTCGGATCTCTTCTCCTTAGGTGTGGTTTTGTATGAGTTGATAACAGGCATCAATCCATTCATGCGGGACAATCCGGCCGCTACGCTCAAGGCCATTTCCGAGGATACGCCAGAACCGCCGGCGCGTTATCGAAGCGATATTTCCGAAGAATTGCAGCGCATTGTCGGCAAACTTTTGGAGAAGAAGCCGGAACATCGCTACCAGACTGCAGCCGACTTGAGTGCCGACTTGCGGCGGCTGACCGGTTCATCGTCGGTGGTAATCCTCCGTTCCCGTGTATCACTGTACGTTATTGCCCTTGCCGCAGTAGTCATAGTCGGTGGTCTGGGAATTATTTACTTCCTGCAGAACAGGCCGAAATCAGATAGTGCTCGTAAAATGTTGGCGGTACTGCCATTCGAGAATCTTGGTGCGTCGGATCAGGAGTATTTCGCCGATGGTATTACGGAAGAGATCACCACCTGCCTGATTGGCCTCTCCGGTCTGGGAGTAATATCCCGCACCAGTTCCATGCAGTATAAAAGTAGGGACAGGAACCTCAGGCAGATAGGCAAAGAACTGAATGTCGACTACATACTCGAAGGGACCATTCGCTGGGAAAAGAAGGGAACAGAGGACCGCGTCCGAATTAATCCGCAGTTACCGACGATTCGCACCTGTGGGCGGGCAGCTATGATGCCGTGCTTACGGATGTTTTTGAAGTGCAGTCAACGATAGCCCAGGAAGTCGCGGCGGCGCTGGATGTTACTTTGCTGCAATCGGAACAGGCCGCGCTATCGCGAAAAATTGAAGTTAATCCTGCGGCCTACGACTACTATCTGAGGGGAAAACAATATTTTTCGGTGGCTTATTACCAGCAGAAAGAACAGCGTCTCGCAGAGAGAATGCATCTCAAGGCAATCGAACTGGCGCACGATTTCGCTCAGGCCTACGCCGAGCTGGGCAGCCTCTATACCGAGATTTACTGGTGGGGGCAGGTTGATCAGTCCCCACAGTTGCTGGACAGCGCCAGGAAGATGATAGACATGGCCATGCGTCTGGCCCCGAACGCGCCGGAGTCACACCAGGCTCTGGGATGGTACTACTATCACGGGTTGCGCGATTACGACCGCGCTCTTGAAGAGTTCTCGCGGGTCATTGAACTGCAACCAAACAATGCACTGGCGAAGGCCAGCATTGCCTGGGTGCAGCGCCGCCAGGGGAAATGGGATGAGGCTGTTACCGGACTCCAGGCAGTTGTCAAACTTGACCCTCTTGATGCATTTTACAAGTACGAGCTTGGCATCACATATCATTACTGCCGCCGCTACCGGGAAGCAATAGCCCAATTCGATAAAGTCATAGACCTGCAGCCGAATCATCAATGGGCCTATATTGTGAAGTCATGGGCATTCCTATGTCAAACGGGTGAAACAGGCGAGGCCCGGGGAGTTCTTGATGCGGGACGCGCCTGTATCGGCCGCTGGCCGGAACTGACCTGGCTTGAAGTATATTATGACCTTTTCGATAGAAACTATGATCATGCCCTGAGCCTGTTGACTGCTCCCGGTGACGCCCTCTCTCCCGAAAATGCCGACAGCTCCGATTACTACTCAATGAAAGGTTTCACTTATGCGTTAATGGGCTGGCAGCAGACTGCGAAAATATTTTATGATTCGGCCCGGGTACCGCTGGAAAGCAAGTTTTCGAAAGCACCCGATGCTGCCCAGCTTCTGAGTTCGCTGGCAAATGTCTATGCCGGATTGAATCAGACCGACAAGGCCCTGCAGTTGGCAAAACGTGCCGTCGAACTTGACCCGGTATCAAACGATGCTCTTAGCGGACCGGGATCTTTAAGAATGCTCGCGACCGTCTATGCACAGGCGGGACAGCAGGATCAGGCCATAGAGCTTTTTGATTACCTGTTGACGATACCATCCAACTTGTCCGTGAATACGTTGAATCGGGCTCCGGAACTCGCTTCTCTCCGCGATAATCCGCGTTTTCTGACGCTGTTGGATAAGCACAGAATGGGACAATGAGTCATTTCTAACTATAGATTCGTACCTACCCCTTTGTCGCTATTGATTATGATTCTTCGCCCTGAATACCCAGCGCGGGGCCGAATTTGTTTTCTGACGCAGAATAAGGTTCAATTGCGCCGCATGGTGCTGAACATGACGCATGTTGTACGGGATCAATTCCAGATAGCTGAGATCAGTCGATCCGAACTTAAAATTCTTAAGACTCTTTTCAAACGTTAAATTCTCGATTGCCGCCCGGGCTTTCCTGCGGCCATGCTGCAGATAATCCAGAAGCTCTGCTTTCGAATAAACTTTTTCCGGAAGCAGTCCGGCCGGGTCCATTTCGCAAAGAGTGAAGGGGGCTGGCGGAGTAAACCCCTCGTGAGAATCCGAGAAGTAAAAGTCAAGCCAGAATAAAGTATGGTAAGCGATATACCAGTATTCCGGCTGCTGCGACCGGTCGCCCCAAAGCTGTTCGGGGCATTCCAGAATGGCATTTTCCAGGGTATCTATCGCGGCCCCGCATTGATTCCAAAGAATGGACTTCAGTGATTTATCCATGCTTGCTCCTTAATATCGCCAAGTGATGATCAATATGCTTATATATGAAAAATTATCAAAATCCACAAGCGGCAGGATAATTTGAGTCTCTGAATCAGGATGCGTTATTATTTTTGTACGCGGCCCGCCGACAAATGGCTCTCTAATCCTCCAAAAAACTATGATTATTTTGGGAAAACGTCAGCTATGGCAGACCGAAGGCCAAGAAACAGGCTCCCTGCCTGTTATGGCGGGCAGGGTGGGACATCTATAGAACTCTGATTACTTTGGGAAACTGACTGCTATGGCAGACCGAAGGCGAAAAAGGCGCTGTTGCGCCCAGACCGACAGGCCAAAACATACTAGTATGCGGGCAGGATGGGATATCTATGGAACCTGGATTACTCTGGGAAAATGACTGCTATGGCAGACCGACAGGCCAAAACATACTATTGTATGCGGAGAGGCAGGGATTCTCCGATGTCTGTTTTCGCAATTCGTTGAAATACAAGCTATTACGCTGACTATCAAAGATTTAGATGGAAATTATTCTTTTATATTCTTTTGTTTGTTTGTGTCTGATTTTGTATTTTTTTCCCACCGATGGACACAGATTGGTCACAAATTACTTCTTTTTAATCTCAACAAATCTCTGCCCATTGCGGACCTGATCAAGGGCGTCAAGGACCAGGTGAAACTTCTCTTTAATGCCTCCTTCCCATGCCCACACCACGGACCAGCCATTCGCCAAAAGGTCTTCCTTTTTGTTTGTGTCCTTTTCTTTTATTTCTTTGCGGCGGTGCCAATAGTCGCCCTGGATCTCAATGGCTATTTTTTCTTTCAAGCTGCAAAGATCGACCTCCCGTCTGCCGAGGAAAACAGGTTTTTCCCATCTTGTCCAAGTGGCCTTATCATTCATTGATAAGTATGAACCAAGGGCGATTTCGATATGACTGCAGCCACGCAGGGGCAGGGTGCCGCCTGCTTCCAGATGTCTTCTTATACGAATATAATGCTCCGCTATTAACGGCATATATTTTTGACAATCTTTTGCATCTTTAATTAATACATGGGCCGGAAAACCCTTGTATTTAAGGTCTTTCATGAGCGCTTCTGGAAGAAACTCCACTTCAGCTGGTATTCTGGCCCCAAAATGCGAGAAATTAATTTGAAATGAATGTCTTGATTCAAAATTCAGTCTGGTTATGAAGTCCCTTTTTTCTGATTTGTAATGATACATCCAATACCATCGCATCAGCCAGGCCGTGGAATCATCAGGCTGATACCAGATTTTGTCATATCCGGATTTCTGCATAAGTTCATTTAAGCCATCAACAAACATCTTTACAAGTAATCTTGCTTCTGGTGTGGCATTCTTCAACCCCACAGCCAATGGCTCTTGTGTCAGATCACGATATGCCATTTAATATTTCCTCCCGATCTATGAATTACAAATATTTCCAACAATGTTTTAGGATTTCGACATCGAATAATTACCGTCAAGAACTAATATCCCTCCAGACAGTTTGGAATAATGAAATGGCAGTCCTCTGCCAAAAATCAATCAATAATATAATCACCCAGACCCATAGATGTATTCTTCCCAATGCCCGCGAATTGACCCATTTGAAGCAGCGATAAAATGGCGGGTGGACAATCAAGGATATTCATTTTGCCAATGATTCCGCTTATGTCGATGGCCTTTTCCTGCCGGCTGGAATATCGTATCGCTCGAATTTTTCTCAGTTCATTTTCTGAAGTTAATGAAGTCGCCATTTCAAGCAGTTTTTCATATTCAAGATCCGCATCCTTACCTCCAAAGAAATATGACATATTACTCAATCGGCGCAGAAGGTTTGCCAAAATATCTCTGACCGTGGGATTATTATTGACTCTACCATCAGTAATCAGCTTTAGCGGTGTTTTCAGTTCAATCAAAGCATCCGTGTTTCTGATTTCCTTAGCCAACATATATAGAGATGTTGTATCAATGAAGCCGGCATAATTTGTCTTCAAGTCATCCCATTGCTTTATATCGTCGTTTATAATATTCTTGATAGTCACAATTTCGGCAAGGCCCCTTTTTCCGGCACTCATTCGTCCAACTCCCTCCCTTAAACTCTCATCGAGCGCCAGAAGAATCAACATTAGGCTGGTAGTGGCTCTGCCAAACAGGTAGCAATTAATTTCAAACGTTTCTTCAGGCACCAACACCTGCTTTTCCCATGGAAAGACTGTTATCCTCATTGGATGCGGGGATTGCGGATAAAGCCTCATCCTCTTGCTGTCAGCCGGAATGGGGGATTCAAAGACAACGCCATAAGGACAAGAGTGAACAAGAAAGCACTTCTGACAATTCTGATGCTTCACAACGCACGATAGTTTTTTTAATCTAAACCCAATATTCCCATGTACGACGCTCCCCGGGAAGGAGTTCCAAAGGATATCCTGTTTGACAACAGCTTTGACGCTGAAAGCCAATACCGGCAGATCAAGAGCATTAAATTGTTCTTTCATAACTTAGACTCGTCAGACGCCAATGGTTATTAAGTCAGTTTCCTCTATACGGGCAAATTCATAGTGCCTGCCATTTATTTCAAATATATCTTTAAATATATTATACAGATTTTCATATTTGCCTTTGTCAAGCGGTATTGTTCCATGCGCAAGAATTGATGTGTTTCGCTGGTTCATCAAGGCCCTGATCTGGTCACGATTTTCCAAAAATAATTTGCCGTACTCATTGTTTTCATGTGCAAGCTGCGCAAATGCCATAAAGCACCCCAGATCTATGTTGCCGCTTGCGTCCCGGCCGTTTTTTAATCTCGCTCTTAGTACGCTGTGCAGTTTTTCAAAAGGAAATTTTGATGTCGTCTGGCGATACAAATCATAAAACTGTGACTGGGCCAGCATTTCAAGCGCGCGATATAGCCTCGCCACGGCATCGTCATACTTACCCTCTTCAGCGCGGCGGCAGGAGTTCGCAACAAGTTCTCGCACAAGTTCAGTTGAATATATATCGGTTTTCAGGTTTGTTAAATATTCTTTATTCTGTGTGACTTCCTGAATGAATCCAGTCAGCTTTTTGATATCATCGTGGTATTCAGAAGACAGCCTGTGCAATTCAAACAGTCCTTTATCAATGGCGTGCAGAGCCCGGTCAAAACGAAAGTGATCCCAATCGAAATATCCCAGACTGATTTGTTTTAATGCCCCGAAAATATACCGCAGGGAACTGCTGCCACGCAATGATATCTCTTCCGCAATGACGGCAGCGCTTTGAAAGCGGTATCCGTTAAAGCACAGGCAGAATCGTTCCTTGGATGCTTTGGCCAGCATATCATAGGGGTGATAACTGCAGATTATCCGCTCGGTGCCATTGATAGGAACGCCTTTGCCGTCCTTTGTGCGTTGCTCGCCGCCAACATAGGAAATTGTCAAGCCAAGATCGGCAATGGCCAGAAGCAGGGCACCGCTCATTATTTTTGTGCCCCCGGTCAAATCAACAATTATTTCCTTGGTATTTAATCCCAAGGAATAAATGTCTTCAATTGCTTCATGACATATTTTGTAGCACTCTTTCAGGTCATTATAATCAACAATAGTGAAAATCTTTTTGACGGCATTACACCCTTTAGCATATACAGATTCAATTATTGCGGGTATCTCATTCGCTGTCAGGGATGATGGGATAAAA from candidate division Zixibacteria bacterium HGW-Zixibacteria-1 carries:
- a CDS encoding TIGR02710 family CRISPR-associated protein, which produces MNKDKVLVITVGGSPQPIVKSLKEHDPAYIYFIPSSLTANEIPAIIESVYAKGCNAVKKIFTIVDYNDLKECYKICHEAIEDIYSLGLNTKEIIVDLTGGTKIMSGALLLAIADLGLTISYVGGEQRTKDGKGVPINGTERIICSYHPYDMLAKASKERFCLCFNGYRFQSAAVIAEEISLRGSSSLRYIFGALKQISLGYFDWDHFRFDRALHAIDKGLFELHRLSSEYHDDIKKLTGFIQEVTQNKEYLTNLKTDIYSTELVRELVANSCRRAEEGKYDDAVARLYRALEMLAQSQFYDLYRQTTSKFPFEKLHSVLRARLKNGRDASGNIDLGCFMAFAQLAHENNEYGKLFLENRDQIRALMNQRNTSILAHGTIPLDKGKYENLYNIFKDIFEINGRHYEFARIEETDLITIGV